In one window of Arachis ipaensis cultivar K30076 chromosome B06, Araip1.1, whole genome shotgun sequence DNA:
- the LOC107605476 gene encoding thermospermine synthase ACAULIS5 (The sequence of the model RefSeq protein was modified relative to this genomic sequence to represent the inferred CDS: added 76 bases not found in genome assembly) encodes MGEAPQLLYVNGFSKFCHVTQKNHANGILHNNNNHHEFSRFGPENQQKNGSNGNYDSSSWYEEVIDDDLKWSFKLNRVLHKGVSKYQDIALLDTKRFGKALMIDGKMQSAESDEFIYHECLIHPSLLCHPNPKKVFIMGGGEGSAAREALKHKTIDKVVMCDIDQEVVDFCRKYLTVNRETFYHRKLDLVINDAKAELEKRKEKYDVIVGDLADPLEDGPCYQLYTKSFYEKILKPKLNDHGIFVTQAGPAGIFTHKEVFTSIYNTIKQVFNYVMVYSTHVPSFADTWGWVMASDEPLSIGAEEMDKRIKARIDGELLYLNGAWFQSAATMNKTVSQSLKNETHVYTEENARFIPGHGVAYRL; translated from the exons ATGGGTGAGGCTCCTCAACTTCTCTATGTTAATGGTTTCTCAAAATTTTGCCATGTAACTCAAAAAAACCATGCCAATGGTATtcttcataataataataaccacCATGAGTTCTCAAGGTTTGGCCCTGAAAATCAACAAAAGAATGGAAGTAATGGTAACTATGATTCCTCATCATGGTATGAGGAAGTCATTGACGATGATCTCAAATGGTCCTTCAAACTCAATAG GGTGCTCCACAAAGGGGTTAGCAAGTACCAAGACATAGCTCTTTTGGATACAAAGCGTTTTGGAAAg GCTTTGATGATTGATGGAAAGATGCAGAGTGCTGAATCAGATGAGTTTATTTATCATGAATGCTTGATTCATCCCTCCCTTTTATGCCACCCCAA CCCAAAAAAGGTGTTTATTATGGGAGGAGGTGAAGGTTCTGCTGCTAGGGAAGCCCTCAAACATAAGACAATAGACAAAGTTGTCATGTGCGACATAGACCAG GAGGTGGTAGATTTCTGTAGGAAATATTTGACTGTGAATAGGGAGACATTTTATCACAGGAAGCTTGACCTTGTCATCAATGATGCCAA GGCTGAGTTGGAAAAGAGAAAGGAGAAGTATGATGTGATTGTTGGAGATTTGGCTGACCCACTTGAAGATGGGCCTTGCTATCAACTCTACACCAAATCCTTTTATGAGAAAATCTTGAAGCCCAAGCTCAATGATCATGGCATTTTTGTCACCCAG ATGTGATGGTATATTCCACTCATGTACCATCTTTTGCTGATACATGGGGATGGGTTATG GCTTCTGATGAACCATTATCAATTGGTGCTGAGGAAATGGACAAAAGAATCAAAGCAAGGATAGATGGAGAATTGCTTTATCTAAATGGTGCTTGGTTCCAATCAGCTGCTACCATGAATAAGACTGTTTCACAATC gttgaagaacgaaactcACGTGTACACAGAAGAAAATGCTAGATTTATTCCTGGGCATGGTGTGGCTTATCGTCTCTAA